A single window of Colletes latitarsis isolate SP2378_abdomen chromosome 6, iyColLati1, whole genome shotgun sequence DNA harbors:
- the Snrnp-u1-70k gene encoding LOW QUALITY PROTEIN: small ribonucleoprotein particle U1 subunit 70K (The sequence of the model RefSeq protein was modified relative to this genomic sequence to represent the inferred CDS: inserted 1 base in 1 codon) gives MTQFLPPNLLALFAPRDPIPYLPPVSKLPHEKKNGGYIGVGSFLKYFEDPKDTPPPVRVETREERLERRRRERAEQVAYKLEQEIAVWDPAGIPNVTADPFKTLFVARINYDTSESKLRREFEVYGPVKKIVVIHNTINGKPRGYAFIEYEHERDMHSWRPLPATSAVHYSMQXSLNLPDMIAAYKHADGKKIDGRRVLVDVERARTVKGWLPRRLGGGLGGTRRGGPDVNIKHSGREDNERERERYRLERERENSGRLDRDRDRDRLDRERRRSRDRKRRSRTRSRDRKRRRSRDRLPDPDIEEIQRDERPRDRRDRERDRDRDRERKRRRSRSNERDRDRDRKRDKRDRDRERRDRKDRGDRPDEDTKEIRIKEEPLDDYPDYSNTFQTSGSYFTAVKYEDDNEQEVEEKYRIPEGRPDPPPYNNYDSVQDY, from the exons ATGACGCAGTTTCTACCGCCGAACTTGTTAGCTTTGTTTGCTCCGCGAGATCCAATACCGTATTTGCCTCCCGTTAGCAAGCTCCCGCACGAGAAGAAAAATGGAGGCTATATCGGCGTTGGATCGTTCCTTAAATATTTCGAG GATCCCAAAGATACACCGCCACCGGTACGCGTGGAAACCAGGGAAGAACGTCTTGAGCGTAGGCGAAGGGAACGTGCAGAGCAAGTGGCGTATAAACTAGAACAGGAAATCGCAGTATGGGACCCTGCTGGCATTCCAAATGTCACTGCGGACCCTTTCAAGACACTTTTTGTAGCTCGAATT AACTATGACACGTCTGAATCCAAACTTAGGAGGGAATTTGAAGTATACGGTCCAGTAAAAAAG ATAGTGGTAATTCACAATACAATAAATGGCAAGCCTAGAGGATATGCTTTCATTGAGTATGAACACGAAAGAGATATGCACT CGTGGCGGCCGCTGCCGGCAACTAGTGCCGTTCACTATTCCATGC AATCCCTGAACCTGCCTGATATGATAG CTGCGTATAAGCATGCGGATGGTAAGAAAATAGATGGTCGCAGAGTGTTGGTCGACGTTGAACGAGCTAGGACCGTGAAAGGATGGCTTCCGCGAAGGCTCGGCGGTGGTCTCGGAGGGACGAGAAGAGGTGGGCCTGATGTGAACATTAAACACTCTGGTCGAGAGGATAATGAAAGAGAACGAGAACGTTACCGCTTGGAACGGGAGAGGGAGAATTCTGGACGCCTTGATAGAGACAG AGATCGCGATCGTTTGGACAGAGAGCGCAGAAGGTCGCGCGATCGTAAAAGAAGATCGAGAACTAGATCACGCGATCGAAAACGCAGGCGAAGCCGCGATCGTTTACCCGACCCGGATATCGAGGAGATACAAAGGGACGAACGACCACGCGACAGAAGAGACCGCGAACGAGATCGCGATCGCGACCGGGAACGTAAAAGAAGACGCTCCAGGAGCAACGAACGCGATCGTGACAGGGATCGCAAGAGAGACAAACGTGATCGTGATCGTGAACGTAGAGATAGGAAAGATCGTGGCGATCGTCCGGACGAAGACACGAAAGAAATTCGAATTAAAGAAGAGCCTTTGGACG ATTATCCTGACTACAGCAATACTTTCcaaacatcaggatcatacttcacggctgtaAAATACGAAGACGACAACGAACAAGAAGTGGAAGAGAAATACAGAATTCCAGAAGGTCGTCCAGATCCCCCTCCCTATAATAATTACGATTCTGTACAAGATTACTGA